CGGCGCCGTCGTGCAGGGCATCCGCCGCCGCGGGCTCGCCGTGAGCACCGCGGGCATCTGAAGACATCGCTGCCCCCCGACGACCTTCCGCCAACCCCGAACCTCAGGAGACAGCCATGGCCACGATCGAGATGACCGCGGTGCGCAAGTCGTTCGGGGGCACGACGGCACTCGCGGGCCTGGACCTGCGCATCGAGTCGGGCGAGCTGGTCTGCCTGCTCGGACCGTCCGGGTGCGGAAAGACCACGGCCCTGCGGCTGCTGGCCGGGTTCGAGCACCCCGACGCGGGCGCGATCACCGTGGACGGCGACGACGTCACGCACGTGTCACCGCGTCACCGCGGGTTCGGCATGGTGTTCCAGGACTACAGCCTCTTCCCGCACCTGACGGCGCGCGAGAACATCGCGTTCGGGCTGCGCGTGCGGCGCGTCGGCGGGCGCGAGACGACCGAGACCGTCGAGCGGCTGCTCGTCGTGACGCGGCTCGAGAAGCACGCCGACAAGTACCCGCACCAGATGTCCGGGGGCCAGAAGCAGCGCGTGGCGCTGGCACGGGCCATCGCGACGCAGCCACGCCTGCTGCTGCTCGACGAGCCGCTGTCGGCGCTCGACGCCCAGGTCCGAGAGCACCTGCGTGACGAGATCCGCCGCCTCCAGCAAGAGGTCGGCGTCACCACCGTGTTCGTCACGCACGACCAGCACGAGGCCATGGCCGTGGCCGACCGCGTGGCCGTGATGCGCGACGGGTTGCTCGAGCAGATCGACACGCCGCGCGCGCTCTACAGCCGGCCGGCGTCGCCGTTCGTCGCCGGGTTCGTCGGTACGGTGAACCGACTCACGGCATCCCGGACGACCGCCGGTCCGTGGGGCGTGCTGGGGGGCCCCACGCCGACCGTCGACATGCGGGCCGTCGGCACGGGCCCGGACCCCTCCCGCGCAGTCGCCGTCGTGCGTCCCGAGCAGCTCGCCGTGGACCCGACGATCGCGACACCGGGTCCGGTGGCCCGGGTCGTCGGCGTGTCGTTCCTCGGCGCGTTCACCCGCCTCACCGTCGAGCACCCCGAGGAGGGGACGATCCTCGCCGACGTGATCAGCGAGGCCGTGGACGGCCTGTCCGTCGGTGACGCCGTCGCGATCAGGGTGCGCGCCAGCGCGGGGGCGGTGGTGCTGCAGTGAGCCTGACGAGCGACCGCACGGTCGAGCGGGGTGAGCCGGACGCCCGAGGGTGGCGACCGCTCGTCACCGGCCCCGGCGAGCCGCACCTGGGCGGCGTGCCGGCCGCCGGCGGACGCGTGCTCGGCGCGCTCGTGCACATGAGCGACCCGCACCTGTGCGACGCCGAGTCACCCGCGCGCCAGGAGCACCTCGACCGGCACGGGGACCCGGGCGCGCCGTACGCCCCGCTGCTCGGCACCATCGGCACGTACCGAGCGCAGGAGATCCTCACCGCGCACGTCGCCGCGGCGGCGCTCGCGGCGGTCCAGCGGCTGCACCGCGCCCCGGTCGCCGGGGCACCGCTGGACGCTGTCGTCGTCACCGGCGACCTCGTGGACAACGCGCAGCGCAACGAGCTCCGCTGGTACACGGACCTGCTCGCCGGCCGGCCGGTCGCGCCGAGGAGCGGCGACCCGGCGCGCAGCTCGTGGGTGGGTGCGACGGATCCCGGGCGGACCTGGTGGCCGCAGTACTGGCACCCCGACGGTCCACCGGACGGTGTGCCGGACGACGTGCCGACCGCGAGGCACGGCTTCCCTCGGCTCCCCGGGATCGTCGATGCCGCCCGTCAGGCGGTCGCGTCGCCGGGCGCCGGACTGCCCTGGCACTCGGTGCACGGCAACCACGACGCGCTGCTGCAGGGTGTCGTGGCGCCCGACGACGCCCTGCGCGCGCTCGCCGTCGGAGCCGAGCGCGTGGTCGACCTCGCGCCCGGGCAGACGCCGTTCGTGGTGCTCGACGCCGCCGCCACCGTCGGCCCCGCCCGGTACACGCACACCCCCGAGTCACCGCGTGAGCCCGTGCCGCCGGACGCCGGCCGTGATCTCGTCGAGCCCGGTGACGTCACCGGAGCGCTCGCCGCCGCGGAACCCGACCCTGGCGCCTTGGTTGCCCGGTACGGGAACGCGTGGGTGCGGGACGTCGGTGAACTCAGGCTGATCGCGATGGACACGGCCAACCCGCACGGCGGCTACCAGGGCTCCGTCGACGCCGAGCAGCTCGCCTGGCTCGACGAGCAGCTGACCGCCGCGGCGGACCGATACGTCGTCGTCCTGTCGCACCACCCGTCCTGGACGCTGCTGAACGCGTACGCGCCCGACGGCGAACCACGGCGCCACCGGGCGGACGACGTCCTCGGCCTGCTCCTGCGGCACCGCTGCGTCATCGCCTGGCTCGCGGGCCACGTGCACGCGCACACGCACCGCTGGCACCCCGGCCCCGACGGCCGCAGCGGGCTGTTCGAGATCACGACGGCGTCGCTCATCGACTGGCCGCAGCAGCTGCGCGTGGTCGAGGTCGTGCGCGAGCCCGGCGGCACGCTCGCGATCACGAGCACCGTCGTGGACCACGCGGGTGCCGGCGGGTGGACATGGGAGCCGGGCTGCGACGACGTCACGGTGCTCGCCGGGGTGTCCCGCACGCTCGCAGCCAACGACTGGCGCGTGCGCGCGCGCCCCGAGCTCCTCACGCGGGCCGCCGGAGCACCGGCGGACCGGAATGCGGTGTGGCGGATGCCCGACCCGCACGCCTGAGCGAGGCAGCGAGGGTGCGACGCGAGCGGGCGGACCGGGCACGTCTCCGCAGCAGCAGCGCCCAGCGACCGGAGCCCTCGTCCGTAGCACCCGCCCGAACATGAACCCTCGACCCCAGACGGGCCTCCCTCCATGACGCATGTCGTGCCTCCGAACCGACCGACCTCTCCACGCACTCCTGTGCTCGTCGCCTTCGCGCTCGTCCTCGCCGCGCTGCTCACGGGGTGCAGCGGCCAGGAACCCGCGACGGCGCCGTCGAGCGACCCCGTCCAGCGTCTGCTCGACGAGTGGGCGGACGACGGACATGGTGGCGTCGCGGTCGCCATGGCGAGCGACGACGAGGAGCTGGCCGTCGCGGCGGCGGGCAGTGCCGGCCCCCAGGGAGACGCCCTGCAGCCCGACGCGGCGTTCCGGGTCGGCAGCCTGTCGAAGACATTCGTCTCGGTGATGGTGCTCCAGCTCGTCGCCGACGGCGCCATCGGCCTCGACGACCTCGTGACGGACCACGCGCCGGACCTGACGGTGGCGCGCGGAGTCACGGTGCGCCAGCTCCTCGCCCATCGCACGGGCATCCCCGAGCACACCGACGGCGAGCTCGCTCCGGCAGTGCTGGCCGATCCGGCCAAGGCGTGGGAAGCGGCTGAGGTGCTCGACCTCGTCGCCGACCAGCCGCGCGACTTCCGAGCCGGCGAGAAGTTCGCCTACTCGAACTCGAACTACGTGGTCGCCGGGATCGTGCTCGAGACAGTCACGGGCACGACGCTCGCCGACAACCTCCGAACCCGAATCGTCCAGCCGCTGGGCCTGACGTCCACCTGGTTCGCCCCCGATGGCGCACGCGCACCCATCGAGGGCTTCTCGCGAGCACTGCCGGGTGGGAACACCACCGGCTCCTCCTACCGCGCGCTCGAGACGGCCGCCGGAGCCGCGGGCGCCCTGGTCTCGTCGGTGTCCGACCTCGCCACCTTCCTCCGAGCTCTCGCCCACGGAGAGCTCCTCCCCGCGGAGACGTACGAGGAGATGACCCACGGCCTACCCGACGAGGGGTGGAGCCTCGGCGTGTTCCCGTCCAACCCGCCCACGGAGACCGGGATCTCCCACAACGGATCGATCCCTGGCTTCGCCACCTATATGCAGTACGACCCGAGCACCGAGGACCTCTTCGTGCTTCTCGTCAACGACGACACCCGCTCGGCGGAACGGCTCGCCGTGGAGCTGCTGGAGGTCGTCCGCACGAGCTGACGCGTGACCTCGGCGAAGCGTCGCCTCGATCGACGCGGCGAGCACGGCCAGGGTCACCGTCGTCGCCGAGCCGCTGACGGCGTGCCGGTCCTCCGCCGCGGGGGCAGGATCTGAACCCGCGACCTCTGGGTCACGAGCCCACCGGTCCTAGCGG
The Cellulomonas sp. NS3 DNA segment above includes these coding regions:
- a CDS encoding serine hydrolase domain-containing protein, producing MLVAFALVLAALLTGCSGQEPATAPSSDPVQRLLDEWADDGHGGVAVAMASDDEELAVAAAGSAGPQGDALQPDAAFRVGSLSKTFVSVMVLQLVADGAIGLDDLVTDHAPDLTVARGVTVRQLLAHRTGIPEHTDGELAPAVLADPAKAWEAAEVLDLVADQPRDFRAGEKFAYSNSNYVVAGIVLETVTGTTLADNLRTRIVQPLGLTSTWFAPDGARAPIEGFSRALPGGNTTGSSYRALETAAGAAGALVSSVSDLATFLRALAHGELLPAETYEEMTHGLPDEGWSLGVFPSNPPTETGISHNGSIPGFATYMQYDPSTEDLFVLLVNDDTRSAERLAVELLEVVRTS
- a CDS encoding ABC transporter ATP-binding protein — encoded protein: MATIEMTAVRKSFGGTTALAGLDLRIESGELVCLLGPSGCGKTTALRLLAGFEHPDAGAITVDGDDVTHVSPRHRGFGMVFQDYSLFPHLTARENIAFGLRVRRVGGRETTETVERLLVVTRLEKHADKYPHQMSGGQKQRVALARAIATQPRLLLLDEPLSALDAQVREHLRDEIRRLQQEVGVTTVFVTHDQHEAMAVADRVAVMRDGLLEQIDTPRALYSRPASPFVAGFVGTVNRLTASRTTAGPWGVLGGPTPTVDMRAVGTGPDPSRAVAVVRPEQLAVDPTIATPGPVARVVGVSFLGAFTRLTVEHPEEGTILADVISEAVDGLSVGDAVAIRVRASAGAVVLQ
- a CDS encoding metallophosphoesterase, translated to MSLTSDRTVERGEPDARGWRPLVTGPGEPHLGGVPAAGGRVLGALVHMSDPHLCDAESPARQEHLDRHGDPGAPYAPLLGTIGTYRAQEILTAHVAAAALAAVQRLHRAPVAGAPLDAVVVTGDLVDNAQRNELRWYTDLLAGRPVAPRSGDPARSSWVGATDPGRTWWPQYWHPDGPPDGVPDDVPTARHGFPRLPGIVDAARQAVASPGAGLPWHSVHGNHDALLQGVVAPDDALRALAVGAERVVDLAPGQTPFVVLDAAATVGPARYTHTPESPREPVPPDAGRDLVEPGDVTGALAAAEPDPGALVARYGNAWVRDVGELRLIAMDTANPHGGYQGSVDAEQLAWLDEQLTAAADRYVVVLSHHPSWTLLNAYAPDGEPRRHRADDVLGLLLRHRCVIAWLAGHVHAHTHRWHPGPDGRSGLFEITTASLIDWPQQLRVVEVVREPGGTLAITSTVVDHAGAGGWTWEPGCDDVTVLAGVSRTLAANDWRVRARPELLTRAAGAPADRNAVWRMPDPHA